In Spirochaetota bacterium, the sequence GCCTTATGTGGCAGCATGACTTATTTCCCTTCTATCAACTTTGCTAATGTGGACTTTAAGGATTTTCATTCAGAGCAAATGTCCCTGGCCTAATAAATATAATTGGCACACTCTCTCGTGCACACATTCACGATACAATCGTTAGATATTTAAAAATTACCTTATTTTATTACCAATACGGTTCTACCACATATATATTGTTGTGAATTAATGACTATTAAAAAATACAAGCCACATATATCATTTAAATATATCCACAACAACAGGTATTTTCCAATTTTGTATGTCAAGCGATAGTTATCGGCAATGAATTAACGATTGTAAAAAAACACATTGCTGTCAATTGAAAAAAATAATCCCACACTTCATTTCTCTGAAAACCTCCTAGTTTTTGATATAATATATTTCACAGGGAGAACACACAATGTCAAACACCTTTGAATTAGGTCCAATCCGTCCACCATCTGAAGCTTATAGTATATTGATCCGTGTAACCCGAAATTGCCCCTGGAATAAATGTGCTTTCTGCCACACGTATAAAGGACAAAAGTTTTCACGCCGTCCTATTGATGATATCATTGCCGACATTAATGCAATTCATACCATTGCGCATCGCATTCTGGATGTTGCTGACAGCACTATCACATTGCACACACTACAAAAAGCAAAAGGAAACGATGATACACCACTATACTACTATGAGCAGGTAGCATTCTGGCTCAACTATGGAATGAAGTCTGTTTTTTTACAGGATGCCAATTCACTGGTGCTATCGGCAAAAGATTTGTGCACCATACTTACTCACATAAAAAATTGCTTCCCCACTGTTGAGCGCATCACCTCGTATGCCCGAGCAAGCACTATCAGTAAAAAGACACTTGATGATTTAAAATCAATCCGTCAGGCAGGGCTCACACGCCTTCACATTGGGATGGAATCAGGCTCTGACACCGTGCTACAACGTGTCAACAAAGGCACTACCCACGCTGATCTTATCGATGCAGGCCAAAAGGCAATGGAAGCAGGATTTGATGTGTCATATTACTATATGCCAGGGCTTGGAGGCAAAGAATATATGCAAGAAAATGCCATCCAGAGCGCAATAGTTATAAACAATGTCAATCCAACATTTATTCGTTTACGCAGTACGGTTCCTATACCGGGCACACCACTGTATGATATGATGGAAAAAGGTACGTGGACACCTCTATCCGAAATTGAAAAGGTTCATGAGATTCGCCTGTTTATAGAGCACTGTGATAACATCACCACAACACTGACAAGCGACCATATGATGAACTTACTTGAAGATGTGGAAGGAACGTTCCCTTATGATAAAGCACGAATGCTTTCAAAAATTGATGAATTTCTTTCACTGCCACAGGAAGATAAGGAAAAATTTATAATTGGACGAAGAGTGGGGATTTATCGATATCTAAGTGATTATTATCCAAACTTCAAGATAGATCAGCTCTACTATTCTATCAAAAACCAATATGGCAGTGTTGATAAGGCTGTCATGGAGATTTTAAAGAATTTTATATAGGTCTAACTAAATACAATACATTAACGTCTTGATGCAGTTTTTCTCCAAGCTAAAAGTGTAATGGCGCTAATTATCGCAAGTATCGCACTTTCATTTTTTTTTCAGCAAAACAACGTCAATATTCAAATCATGCCTTAGTACACTGCGCCCACAAGCCATATAAAAAGCTACTACCACATCCAATGTATGCACATTGGCTTTGAAGAAAGCTTATAAAATGTGTACCAATTCTTCTTTTATAATACACCAACTATTTCATTTCAAATGTGTTCATCCTGTCAGGACCAACAGATATAATTGAGATAGGCACCTGCAAGCTATCCTGGATAAATTTTACATAATTCTGTGCAGCCTGTGGAAGCTCCTTAAAGGATGTGCAGTGCGATATATCTTCTTTCCAGCCAGGATGCTCTTCGTAAATTGGTACAATTTTATCCTGCATTGATGATGGGAAGTAGTCTATCTTTTTGCCGTTAATAGAATATCCAACCGCTACTTTGATTTTTTCAAAACCTGAAAGCACATCTAATTTAGTCAGTGCTATCGAAGTTATACCATTGATACGTATAGTGTGCTTTAAAAGCTCCATATCAAACCAGCCACACCGGCGAGGCCTTCCCGTTGTGGCGCCAAATTCACCGCCACGTGTTCGCATTATTTCACCTGCTTCGCCTTTTTCTTCGGTGGGAAAAGGCCCCTCTCCCACACGGGTAACATACGCTTTGGTTATGCCAACAATTTCATTTATTAAAAATGGATTTATTCCTGACCCTGCTATCGCCCCGCCAATACTTGGGTTTGACGAGGTAACAAACGGATAAGTACCATGGTCAATATCAAGTGCATTGCCCTGTGCACCTTCAAGCAATATATTTTTTCCTTTTTTTGCCTCACTATGTAAATAATATGGTGTATTAATCGCCAGATCGCCAGCATACGCTTTGAACTGCATGAGCAGATCATATATTTCATCAAAAGAAAAACCCTTCCTGTTATAGCAGCGTTCAAACTGAGTATTTTTTAGTGTAAGAGCTGTGGCAAGCCGTTCTTTGAGATACTCATCATCAAAGATATCACCAACTCGTATGCCCACCCGCAAACACTTATCGGCATAGCATGGGCCTATACCTCGTTTTGTAGTACCAATTTTATTTGAACGCGCCTCCTCCATTGCAGCATCAAGTTCTTTATGGAATGGCAAAAGTAGATGTGCTGCATCTGATATATACAACCGCGCGCGTACATCTATGCCTTCTTTTTCAAGTAACTGACACTCAGCAATCAACTGCTCAGGGTCTATTACCACACCATTACCTATAACACATACTGTCCCTTCATGTAAAATGCCTGAAGGGATAAGATGAAACACATGCTTTTTTCCATTGACAACAACAGTGTGCCCAGCATTTGCTCCGCCCTGATAGCGCACAATAATATCTGCCTTCTGCGAATAGTAATCAATCATCTTGGCTTTGCCTTCATCACCCCACTGAGTGCCTATAATTACTGTACAACCCATAGTAAATCCCTTTCTTATTTTAAATGATAATTAGACCAACCTTGCCCGGCTACTGGAATATATAAAAATAACAAGCTTTTTTCAAGCATTAATCTTCTTCACCAGATACTATCTCCCTGCCTTCTTTCAGTAAATAGAGGGCAACTAGTATACCCACAATAGGGTCAGCCTGCCACAATCCCCACAGGTAGTTGAGTCCCAATCCTAAAAGCAATGCCACTGAAAGGAATGCGCAGGCCAGCGTTTCCTTTGCATCCGAAAGCAAGCTTTTACTTTGTAATGCATTGCCCACCGTTACTTTTCTAGCATACAGCACTGGCATAATGACAATTGATAGCACTGCAATGATTATACCCACTATGCTTGTATCAGGGATTTCTGAAAAATATAACTTTGTCACTGACTCATACAGTATATATGCTGCCAAAACAAAAAATGTTAAACCCACAAGTTTCAATGCTCTCTTTTCAACTTTTTCTTCCTCTTCTTGTGACACAACCCCATGCTTTTTAAAGCGCCATATCATTATCATACCCGATAGCGACTCTACAAAGCTATCCAGTCCAAAGCCAACTAGCGCAATACTTCCGGCAAACGCACCTGCAACAACCGATATCAGCCCTTCAATGATATTATAGCTTACAGTAAAATACGACAGATACAAGGCTTTCTTATGTAAATCATCCATTTCCTTTTTTACTCCTGTTAATATTTTACCCCTATGCCAAATATTGATTCATAATTAATTGAAGTGGTAAACACACTGAACCTGTTTATTCGCACCTTTGCTATGAGCACCACATTATATTCATTTGCAAGCTGTACTGCCAGTGATGTGGGAGAGCCCTTTGTCGCAATAATACTAAATCCAGAAGCTATTGCCTTCTGAACAATTTCACTTGAAATTCTTCCAGTTGAATACACTATCTTGTCATCAAGTTGTATATCATTGAACAATGCATATCCTACCAGTTTATCAATAGCACTATGCCTACCAATCTCATCGTAAAAGGCAATACATTCACCGCTTCTTGTATATAAGCCAGCACTATGAACACCATGGGTAAGCTTATGTAATTCCGATGTCTGGTAAAACTGTTTTCCTATTTTCAAAATCATTTCAGGGGAAACTTGCGGTGGATGTAGTTTTTGAATCATCGTGGAGCCTAAAGATACATTCCCGCAACCTGACACAATTGACCGGATAGAAAAAAGCCTGCTGACAATAGCATCGCTTTCTTTTATTTTAATATTCACGAATAATTTTTCAAAATCTACTACAATATCTTCTATTTCATCCTTATGATGTAGTATTCCTTCAGCTACCAGAAAGCCAGCTCCAAGTTCTTTGAGCTGTTCACCTGAACATGCAATGGAAACAAATGTCTTGCCATTAATTGCTATGCTAACACCATACTCTGCACTTACCGGAACTGATATCTTTTCAAACTTCCCCTCCTGGTACTGAAATGCATCAACATATTTTACCGGTTCAAGTTCTGTATCCATCCTGTTTACACTTGCTCCTTAAGTTTTTTTATTGCTTCAAGCGACAATTGCAAACATCTCATATTTGAGTCTGGAACGTCTATATTCATAAGCTTCTCTTCAACATCTTGTATACCCTGATCAATATGCTTACCTTTGACAAGTTCGCTCACCAGAGATGCCCCTGCTATCGCATACCCGCATCCATACGCTTCAAATTGTATGTTGTTAATTATTGTATTGGCGATAGTAACTGTGAATATAACCACATCATTACATTGATCACTCTTTACAATAATTTTATGGTCATAATTATCTACTACTCCTACATTTCTTGGATGCAAAAAATGGTCTTTCAAAATTGTGTTTTTCATTACTTTGTAACAAACGTTTAATTTATACATTCAAACTATCACACAGTAATATAGTGTACATCTTTTTAGTTTTTTTTCTAATCTATTTTAAATACTATTCTAACAATAAAATCCATCCAAAAAGACAAGCATACGCACGTCATTTTTGTGGACATACCACATAATTATCTTACTTTAATTAACCTTTATGTTCGCGGCTCTGCTTACAATGACGATGCAAAACGAGCACATTTTTCTATTATATAAAAAATTGTTCCAATAAATATTGACAATTGTA encodes:
- the fdhD gene encoding formate dehydrogenase accessory sulfurtransferase FdhD, with product MDTELEPVKYVDAFQYQEGKFEKISVPVSAEYGVSIAINGKTFVSIACSGEQLKELGAGFLVAEGILHHKDEIEDIVVDFEKLFVNIKIKESDAIVSRLFSIRSIVSGCGNVSLGSTMIQKLHPPQVSPEMILKIGKQFYQTSELHKLTHGVHSAGLYTRSGECIAFYDEIGRHSAIDKLVGYALFNDIQLDDKIVYSTGRISSEIVQKAIASGFSIIATKGSPTSLAVQLANEYNVVLIAKVRINRFSVFTTSINYESIFGIGVKY
- a CDS encoding cation transporter; its protein translation is MDDLHKKALYLSYFTVSYNIIEGLISVVAGAFAGSIALVGFGLDSFVESLSGMIMIWRFKKHGVVSQEEEEKVEKRALKLVGLTFFVLAAYILYESVTKLYFSEIPDTSIVGIIIAVLSIVIMPVLYARKVTVGNALQSKSLLSDAKETLACAFLSVALLLGLGLNYLWGLWQADPIVGILVALYLLKEGREIVSGEED
- a CDS encoding iron-sulfur cluster assembly scaffold protein produces the protein MKNTILKDHFLHPRNVGVVDNYDHKIIVKSDQCNDVVIFTVTIANTIINNIQFEAYGCGYAIAGASLVSELVKGKHIDQGIQDVEEKLMNIDVPDSNMRCLQLSLEAIKKLKEQV
- a CDS encoding radical SAM protein, which produces MSNTFELGPIRPPSEAYSILIRVTRNCPWNKCAFCHTYKGQKFSRRPIDDIIADINAIHTIAHRILDVADSTITLHTLQKAKGNDDTPLYYYEQVAFWLNYGMKSVFLQDANSLVLSAKDLCTILTHIKNCFPTVERITSYARASTISKKTLDDLKSIRQAGLTRLHIGMESGSDTVLQRVNKGTTHADLIDAGQKAMEAGFDVSYYYMPGLGGKEYMQENAIQSAIVINNVNPTFIRLRSTVPIPGTPLYDMMEKGTWTPLSEIEKVHEIRLFIEHCDNITTTLTSDHMMNLLEDVEGTFPYDKARMLSKIDEFLSLPQEDKEKFIIGRRVGIYRYLSDYYPNFKIDQLYYSIKNQYGSVDKAVMEILKNFI
- a CDS encoding adenylosuccinate synthase, giving the protein MGCTVIIGTQWGDEGKAKMIDYYSQKADIIVRYQGGANAGHTVVVNGKKHVFHLIPSGILHEGTVCVIGNGVVIDPEQLIAECQLLEKEGIDVRARLYISDAAHLLLPFHKELDAAMEEARSNKIGTTKRGIGPCYADKCLRVGIRVGDIFDDEYLKERLATALTLKNTQFERCYNRKGFSFDEIYDLLMQFKAYAGDLAINTPYYLHSEAKKGKNILLEGAQGNALDIDHGTYPFVTSSNPSIGGAIAGSGINPFLINEIVGITKAYVTRVGEGPFPTEEKGEAGEIMRTRGGEFGATTGRPRRCGWFDMELLKHTIRINGITSIALTKLDVLSGFEKIKVAVGYSINGKKIDYFPSSMQDKIVPIYEEHPGWKEDISHCTSFKELPQAAQNYVKFIQDSLQVPISIISVGPDRMNTFEMK